In one Dreissena polymorpha isolate Duluth1 chromosome 7, UMN_Dpol_1.0, whole genome shotgun sequence genomic region, the following are encoded:
- the LOC127837267 gene encoding sodium-coupled monocarboxylate transporter 2-like codes for MFAYYAQKGCDPLTSKKVANANQLIPYFVMEVLGYPGLPGLFVSCLFSGALSTMSSCLNALAAVTWEDILKPAIGDKVTERVKTWISKGLVLVYGAAGVGFAFIAKTFGGTVLQASQSFTGAASGPILGMFLLGGLFPWANWQGCVVGGILGLAFPLWVSVGAYSLPRKGYTLNFPTANCSLANVTIGTNAAIISTTTAAVTELSGVKLLHTVSYQWYSSIGMATVIVVGLFVSFVTGWQKEKVDPKYLIPLFDRLLCCLPEKWRNPCRCSYQFKDPEVLVQERHSKEIMITKDDQEDHMSCKDYIQEKSPALNGNSSATPLGYKPSPIQKFVYTNVSFDLQEMLSTKSPPNGS; via the exons ATGTTCGCCTACTACGCACAAAAAGGCTGCGATCCCTTGACCAGCAAGAAAGTGGCCAACGCCAATCAGCTCATACCGTACTTTGTCATGGAGGTGTTGGGTTACCCGGGACTTCCAGGACTCTTTGTGTCGTGTTTGTTTAGCGGGGCGCTAAG CACAATGTCCTCGTGCCTTAACGCGCTCGCAGCCGTCACGTGGGAGGATATCCTCAAGCCTGCAATCGGCGACAAGGTGACGGAGCGCGTAAAGACGTGGATAAGCAAGGGACTTGTGCTTGTGTACGGTGCCGCTGGTGTCGGCTTTGCGTTTATTGCGAAGACATTTGGTGGGACGGTGCTGCAG GCATCCCAAAGTTTTACTGGTGCAGCATCGGGTCCAATTCTGGGCATGTTTCTACTCGGTGGTCTTTTTCCGTGGGCAAATTGGCAA GGCTGTGTAGTGGGCGGAATACTGGGTCTGGCGTTCCCGCTTTGGGTCAGTGTCGGCGCATATAGCCTTCCCCGCAAGGGCTACACACTGAACTTCCCTACGGCAAATTGTTCGTTGGCAAATGTAACCATTGGGACCAATGCTGCAATAATTTCAACGACAACAGCGGCTGTTACTGAACT GTCTGGAGTGAAGTTATTGCATACTGTGTCATATCAATGGTACTCAAGCATTGGCATGGCAACTGTCATAGTTGTAGGGCTGTTTGTCAGCTTCGTTACGg GATGGCAGAAAGAGAAGGTAGATCCAAAATACCTCATTCCATTATTTGATCGACTTTTGTGTTGTCTACCGGAGAAATGGAGAAATCCATGCAGGTGTAGTTACCAATTTAAAGACCCAGAG GTTTTGGTACAAGAACGGCACTCAAAAGAAATAATGATCACAAAAGATGATCAGGAGGATCATATGAGCTGCAAGGATTATATTCAAGAAAAATCTCCAGCGTTGAACGGAAACTCATCTGCGACTCCACTGGGCTACAAACCGTCGCCGATACAAAAGTTTGTGTACACAAACGTTTCATTTGATTTGCAAGAGATGCTTTCGACGAAATCGCCGCCTAACGGCAGCTAA
- the LOC127837256 gene encoding sodium-coupled monocarboxylate transporter 1-like, with protein MATEEEVRKFQAWDWVLFALMLGISAVIGIFYAVKEFLNKNSNNADYLMGGRNMQLVPVAISILVSFMSAILILGTPAEMYTAGTLYFMYLIGMILAIILSALIFVPLLYPLRLTSSFEYLQMRFNSRAAKLTGTVIMIIQQILYMGIASYAPSTALEAVTGFPTWATIITVGCVSTFYTFLGGMKAVVWTDVFQAVVMIAGILAIVIQGAMKVGGMNTVWRINEDWHRIEFWDANFNPTTRHSIWSLVVGGSIGWMATYGCNQASVQRYCAVPTLRKAKYAVLLNIGGVILLVLSTCLAGIVMFAYYAQQGCDPLTSKKVANANQLIPYFVMEVLGYPGLPGLFVSCLFSGALSTMSSCLNALAAVTWEDILKPAIGHKVSERVKTWISKGLVLVYGAAGVGFAFIAQNFGGTVLQASLSFTGAASGPLLGIFLLGGFFPWANWQGCVVGGILGLAFPLWISVGAYGLPSSGYKLDFPTANCSSANVTMVTTTAMMTTTTKTLTELSGVQLLYTVSYLWYPSIGMATVIVVGLFVSLVTGWQKEEVDPKYLIPFFDRLVCCLPEKWRTLCRCGYQFKDPEVLVHEEQDKEIVITKEDLDEHKNGNGSIHEKTPVPYGKSAVTPLGYKPSMTPHFVYTNSSFNSEELLSMKPPPY; from the exons ATGGCGACCGAAGAGGAAGTGCGGAAGTTTCAAGCCTGGGACTGGGTGCTCTTCGCTTTGATGCTTGGAATCTCAGCGGTCATCGGAATCTTCTATGCGGTCAAGGAATTCCTGAACAAGAACTCCAACAACGCCGACTATCTAATGGGCGGGCGCAACATGCAGCTGGTTCCGGTCGCTATTAGCATCCTCGTGTCTTTCATGTCGGCGATCCTGATACTCGGGACGCCGGCGGAAATGTATACCGCCGGAACTTTGTACTTTATGTATCTGATCGGTATGATCCTCGCCATCATCCTGTCGGCGCTCATCTTCGTGCCTCTTCTCTACCCTCTGCGTCTCACCAGCAGCTTTGAA taCCTACAGATGCGGTTCAATTCACGGGCAGCCAAATTGACCGGAACAGTGATCATGATTATCCAGCAA ATCCTGTATATGGGTATCGCTTCCTACGCACCTTCCACTGCTTTAGAAGCAG TAACTGGTTTCCCAACCTGGGCCACAATTATCACAGTGGGTTGTGTATCAACCTTCTATACATTTCTC GGCGGCATGAAGGCGGTGGTGTGGACAGACGTGTTCCAGGCTGTGGTGATGATAGCCGGAATTCTCGCAATAGTGATTCAG GGTGCGATGAAGGTGGGAGGTATGAACACCGTTTGGAGGATCAACGAGGACTGGCATAGGATCGAGTTCTGGGA TGCGAACTTCAACCCGACCACTCGCCACTCCATCTGGTCGTTAGTAGTGGGCGGGAGTATTGGATGGATGGCCACGTACGGGTGTAACCAGGCCAGCGTTCAGCGGTACTGTGCTGTTCCAACCCTGAGGAAGGCAAAGTA CGCGGTCCTCCTCAACATTGGTGGCGTCATTCTCCTCGTTCTTTCCACGTGTCTTGCGGGCATTGTCATGTTCGCCTACTACGCACAACAGGGCTGCGATCCCTTGACCAGCAAGAAAGTGGCCAACGCAAATCAGCTCATACCTTACTTCGTCATGGAGGTGTTGGGTTACCCGGGACTTCCAGGTCTCTTTGTGTCGTGTTTGTTTAGCGGTGCTTTAAG CACTATGTCCTCGTGCCTTAACGCGCTCGCTGCCGTCACGTGGGAGGATATTTTGAAGCCCGCTATTGGCCACAAGGTGTCGGAGCGCGTGAAGACGTGGATAAGCAAAGGACTCGTGCTGGTGTACGGTGCCGCAGGCGTCGGCTTTGCATTTATTGCTCAGAACTTTGGCGGGACTGTGCTTCAG GCATCCCTAAGTTTTACTGGAGCAGCATCGGGTCCACTTCTTGGTATATTTCTACTCGGTGGTTTTTTTCCGTGGGCAAATTGGCAA GGCTGTGTAGTGGGCGGAATACTGGGTCTGGCGTTCCCGCTTTGGATCAGTGTTGGCGCATATGGCCTGCCCAGCAGTGGCTACAAACTGGACTTCCCTACGGCAAATTGCTCGTCGGCTAACGTTACCATGGTTACCACTACTGCGATGATGACCACAACAACAAAGACTCTAACTGAACT GTCTGGAGTGCAGTTATTGTATACAGTGTCGTATCTATGGTACCCCAGCATTGGCATGGCAACAGTCATAGTTGTAGGACTATTTGTCAGCCTCGTTACGG GTTGGCAGAAAGAGGAGGTAGATCCAAAATATCTCATCCCCTTTTTCGACCGACTTGTATGCTGTCTACCGGAGAAATGGAGGACCTTGTGCAGGTGTGGCTACCAGTTTAAAGACCCAGAG GTTCTGGTACATGAAGAGCAAGACAAAGAAATCGTGATCACAAAAGAGGATCTAGATGAACACAAGAACGGCAACGGTTCTATACACGAGAAAACTCCAGTGCCCTATGGCAAATCTGCTGTGACGCCACTCGGCTACAAACCATCGATGACACCCCATTTTGTGTACACAAATAGTTCATTTAATTCCGAAGAGCTTCTTTCGATGAAACCTCCTCCTTACTAA